One genomic segment of [Phormidium] sp. ETS-05 includes these proteins:
- a CDS encoding Uma2 family endonuclease yields MILAVNTEKFSLEDFIANPPEHQEWVDGKLVETKGITIKHSRIQSKLSRYWGNYLNESGQGGDVGVELPCQTTKQGRRPDVAYLTPEILEQFEDIAVLPQSPPLIAEIASPSDAAEDLFAKAEEYLQSSCQEVWLVFPESMRILIITPGKTLAFSVGDEISTQTALLGFQVSVAELLG; encoded by the coding sequence ATGATACTGGCAGTCAATACCGAAAAATTTTCGTTAGAAGACTTCATCGCCAACCCCCCCGAACATCAGGAGTGGGTTGATGGTAAACTCGTGGAAACCAAAGGCATAACAATCAAACATAGTCGGATTCAATCCAAACTATCGCGTTATTGGGGAAATTACCTCAACGAGTCGGGACAAGGAGGAGATGTGGGGGTAGAACTACCTTGCCAAACCACGAAACAGGGTCGCCGTCCTGATGTTGCTTATCTCACACCAGAAATACTAGAACAATTTGAGGATATAGCCGTTTTACCCCAAAGTCCCCCCCTCATTGCGGAAATCGCTTCTCCCAGTGACGCGGCTGAGGATTTGTTTGCCAAAGCTGAAGAGTATTTGCAATCTAGCTGTCAGGAAGTGTGGCTGGTATTTCCCGAAAGTATGCGAATTTTGATTATCACTCCTGGGAAAACTTTGGCTTTCAGCGTTGGCGATGAAATCAGCACCCAAACCGCGCTTTTAGGTTTTCAAGTTTCTGTGGCAGAATTATTGGGCTAA
- the hisH gene encoding imidazole glycerol phosphate synthase subunit HisH, producing MSSNVVKRPVSIAVVDYDMGNLHSVCKALEDAGATPKITDSPDEILAADGVVLPGVGAFDPAIEHLRSRHLIGPLQEAIGSGKPFLGICLGLQILFDRSEEGNEPGLGVIPGVVRRFKSEPGLTIPHMGWNQLNYTQPDIPLWQHLSPQPWAYFVHSYYVDPTDKEVRAATVTHGRQTVTAAIARDNLMAVQFHPEKSSTAGLQMLANFVNLNF from the coding sequence ATGTCATCTAACGTTGTCAAACGTCCCGTTAGCATCGCTGTAGTAGATTATGATATGGGCAACTTGCACTCGGTGTGCAAGGCTTTGGAGGATGCGGGGGCGACACCGAAGATTACAGATTCGCCAGATGAGATTTTGGCGGCGGATGGGGTGGTGCTTCCGGGGGTGGGAGCGTTCGACCCGGCGATCGAGCATTTGCGCTCCCGTCATTTAATCGGTCCGCTCCAAGAGGCGATCGGCTCCGGTAAACCCTTCCTTGGTATCTGTCTGGGGTTGCAAATCTTATTTGACCGCAGCGAAGAAGGTAACGAACCCGGTTTGGGGGTTATTCCCGGAGTAGTCCGCCGGTTTAAATCAGAACCAGGTTTAACTATACCTCACATGGGCTGGAACCAGCTAAATTACACCCAGCCAGATATTCCATTGTGGCAACATTTGTCACCACAACCCTGGGCGTACTTTGTCCATTCCTACTACGTGGACCCCACAGACAAAGAAGTGCGGGCCGCCACCGTCACCCACGGGAGACAGACAGTCACTGCCGCGATCGCTCGGGACAACCTCATGGCAGTGCAATTTCACCCCGAAAAATCCTCCACCGCCGGGTTACAAATGCTGGCCAATTTCGTTAATCTGAATTTCTAA
- a CDS encoding right-handed parallel beta-helix repeat-containing protein: MHDGKQSGVFVDENGQGTVEDCDIFGNALSEVQISEGSNPTIRRCKIDDGKQGGVLVWGNGQGTVEDCDIFGNAYAGVIIKEGGNPTIGRCKINHNGYEAVRVHNKGGGTVENCDLTGNSRGAWDIDASSRVQRSGNKE, translated from the coding sequence ATCCACGATGGGAAACAAAGTGGTGTCTTTGTCGATGAAAATGGCCAGGGGACAGTAGAAGATTGCGATATCTTTGGTAATGCTTTATCGGAGGTACAAATCAGTGAGGGGAGCAACCCCACCATCCGCCGCTGCAAAATCGACGATGGGAAGCAAGGTGGCGTCTTGGTCTGGGGAAATGGCCAGGGGACAGTAGAAGATTGCGATATCTTTGGTAACGCTTATGCGGGGGTGATAATCAAGGAGGGAGGCAACCCCACCATCGGTCGCTGTAAGATAAATCACAACGGGTATGAGGCTGTGAGGGTGCATAATAAAGGTGGGGGAACGGTGGAAAATTGCGATTTAACTGGCAATAGTCGCGGCGCCTGGGATATTGATGCTAGTTCGCGGGTGCAGCGTAGCGGGAATAAGGAATAA
- a CDS encoding right-handed parallel beta-helix repeat-containing protein, with protein sequence MHDGKQSGVFVDENGQGTVEDCDIFGNASAGVIIQQGSNPTIRRCKIYAGNNCGVFVRENGQGIVENCDIFGNAYAGVVIKQGGNPTIHTLSNPRWETKWCLCR encoded by the coding sequence ATCCACGATGGGAAACAAAGTGGTGTCTTTGTCGATGAAAATGGCCAGGGGACAGTAGAAGATTGCGATATCTTTGGTAATGCTTCTGCGGGGGTGATAATTCAGCAGGGGAGTAACCCCACTATCCGCCGCTGTAAAATCTACGCTGGGAATAATTGTGGCGTCTTTGTCAGGGAAAATGGCCAGGGAATTGTAGAAAATTGCGATATTTTTGGTAACGCTTATGCGGGGGTGGTAATCAAGCAAGGGGGCAACCCCACTATCCACACACTGTCAAATCCACGATGGGAAACAAAGTGGTGTCTTTGTCGATGA
- a CDS encoding right-handed parallel beta-helix repeat-containing protein → MVCCLNPDCQKPENPDRTNFCQRCGSKLVPMLRNRYRVTQLLSAEGGFGRTYLAEDSDKLNALCVVKQLAPQQQGTGALNKAVQLFQEEARQLQHLGEHPQIPALDAYFEEDGRLYIVQQFIEGQNLLQELEEQGTFSEPKILELLGDLLPVLQFIHKQTVIHRDIKPQNIMRRRRDGRLVLIDFGVSKQLSASVMAKPGTRLGSFGYAALEQMEGGLAYPATDLYGLGVTCFHLLTGIHPWELWKNHGYSWVKDWRQHLPHPVSQKLGQVLDKLLAIDIEERYQSVEAVSQDLAEQTLTVSKIGRGDYRTISEAIQNAKIGTRILVQPGIYHEGIIIDKPLEIIGDGATADIVIESTESACILMKADYGIVRGLTLRGREALKGNKYNAVDIPQGQLVLEDCDITSDSQRCIRIHGVTTNPIIRRCKIHDGKSAGVLIFKNGQGIVEDCDIFGNTGAGVAIVQGGNPTIRRCKIYAGNNCGVFVRENGQGIVENCDIFGNAYAGVVIKQGGNPTIHTLSNPRWETKWCLCR, encoded by the coding sequence ATGGTTTGCTGCCTCAATCCCGATTGCCAGAAGCCCGAAAATCCCGATCGGACTAATTTCTGCCAGCGTTGTGGCTCGAAACTGGTGCCGATGTTGCGCAACCGCTACCGCGTCACCCAACTTTTATCCGCTGAGGGGGGATTTGGCAGAACTTATCTGGCGGAAGATAGTGATAAACTAAATGCCCTCTGTGTGGTGAAGCAACTGGCACCCCAACAGCAGGGAACCGGAGCCCTCAATAAAGCCGTGCAATTGTTTCAAGAAGAGGCACGGCAACTGCAACATCTGGGCGAACATCCCCAAATTCCCGCCCTGGATGCCTATTTTGAAGAAGACGGGCGGCTGTATATCGTGCAGCAGTTTATAGAAGGGCAGAATTTATTGCAAGAGTTGGAAGAGCAGGGCACATTTAGCGAGCCAAAAATTCTGGAACTGTTGGGGGATTTGCTGCCCGTTCTCCAGTTTATCCATAAACAAACGGTGATTCACCGAGATATTAAACCCCAAAATATCATGCGCCGCCGCCGTGATGGGCGCTTAGTGCTGATTGATTTCGGCGTTTCCAAACAATTGAGTGCCTCGGTGATGGCAAAACCCGGAACGCGGTTGGGTTCTTTTGGGTATGCAGCCTTGGAGCAAATGGAGGGAGGCTTAGCATATCCCGCCACTGATTTATACGGTTTGGGTGTCACTTGCTTTCACTTGCTCACGGGGATTCATCCGTGGGAACTGTGGAAAAATCATGGTTATAGCTGGGTGAAGGATTGGCGGCAGCATTTGCCCCATCCCGTGAGTCAGAAACTCGGTCAAGTTCTCGATAAGTTGTTGGCTATAGATATTGAGGAACGCTATCAATCGGTAGAGGCAGTTAGTCAGGATTTGGCAGAACAGACCCTAACAGTTTCTAAAATCGGTCGGGGCGATTACAGAACTATCAGTGAGGCAATTCAAAACGCCAAAATAGGCACCCGCATTCTGGTGCAACCGGGGATTTACCATGAAGGAATAATCATTGATAAGCCCCTAGAAATTATCGGCGACGGTGCCACTGCGGATATTGTTATCGAGAGTACAGAATCAGCCTGCATTTTGATGAAAGCAGACTATGGCATAGTGCGGGGTTTGACCCTACGGGGTCGGGAAGCACTGAAAGGAAATAAATATAATGCGGTGGATATTCCCCAAGGGCAATTGGTACTGGAAGATTGCGATATTACCTCGGACTCTCAGCGGTGCATCAGGATTCACGGGGTCACAACTAACCCCATCATCCGCCGCTGTAAAATCCACGATGGGAAGAGTGCTGGCGTCTTAATTTTTAAAAATGGCCAGGGAATTGTAGAAGATTGCGATATCTTTGGTAATACTGGAGCGGGGGTGGCGATCGTACAGGGTGGCAACCCCACTATCCGCCGCTGTAAAATCTACGCTGGGAATAATTGTGGCGTCTTTGTCAGGGAAAATGGCCAGGGAATTGTAGAAAATTGCGATATTTTTGGTAACGCTTATGCGGGGGTGGTAATCAAGCAAGGGGGCAACCCCACTATCCACACACTGTCAAATCCACGATGGGAAACAAAGTGGTGTCTTTGTCGATGA
- a CDS encoding YheT family hydrolase, translating to MPLLTPDYPYNPPGFLKNGLLMTLYTALWISREWEQHIAEPEPPYQEHIFTGAQGVPIFGVVAVPPNPRGTIIGTYGITGSVENQWFLKILRRKAFAMGYAVVLFDWRAHGKTALLSPTLTSDGLYEGEDFVLIAAQAKAMGCPSKFWFTGYSLGGQLALWGVKAAQHLSPEAKAMGITTKEIGGGAVICPSLNSNPSLVYLENSLLGKYLEKAIAKDLHKLAMDIYNAHPGALDLGAIERANSIRGFDHELVISRLGFSSVEAYYEATSPLHILPDLQKPTLILYAEDDPMFYPGIVPDLKAICRGNRAVDLISTRYGGHAGYISSKECQRQMGDNDPWWAWNRVLAWFNQQVGATTESRQTAGVRG from the coding sequence ATGCCATTATTAACACCAGATTATCCCTACAATCCCCCCGGATTTCTGAAAAACGGCTTACTAATGACCCTTTATACCGCCCTCTGGATCAGTCGGGAATGGGAGCAACATATCGCCGAACCAGAACCACCGTATCAAGAGCATATTTTTACTGGTGCCCAAGGAGTGCCGATTTTTGGTGTGGTGGCAGTACCGCCGAACCCTCGGGGCACCATTATCGGGACTTATGGTATCACCGGTAGTGTGGAAAATCAATGGTTTCTCAAAATTCTGCGCCGGAAAGCATTTGCAATGGGTTACGCCGTGGTTTTATTCGATTGGCGGGCTCACGGCAAAACCGCTCTTCTTTCCCCCACATTAACATCTGATGGCCTGTATGAAGGAGAAGATTTCGTATTAATTGCCGCCCAAGCAAAAGCAATGGGTTGTCCGAGTAAATTCTGGTTTACTGGCTACTCTCTGGGGGGACAATTAGCGCTCTGGGGAGTGAAAGCGGCCCAACACCTATCCCCAGAAGCCAAGGCAATGGGAATTACCACCAAAGAAATCGGGGGAGGAGCGGTGATTTGCCCCAGTTTGAATTCTAACCCATCTCTAGTTTATTTGGAAAATTCACTTTTGGGTAAATATTTAGAAAAAGCCATTGCCAAAGACTTGCATAAGCTGGCAATGGATATCTATAACGCCCATCCCGGAGCTTTGGACTTGGGCGCAATTGAACGAGCCAACTCTATTCGCGGCTTTGACCACGAATTAGTCATATCTCGATTAGGATTTTCTTCTGTAGAAGCATATTATGAGGCTACCAGTCCCCTGCACATTTTGCCGGATTTGCAAAAACCCACTTTGATACTGTATGCTGAGGATGACCCGATGTTTTATCCCGGTATTGTGCCAGATTTGAAAGCGATTTGCCGAGGTAATCGCGCCGTGGATTTAATTTCCACTCGTTATGGCGGTCATGCGGGATATATTAGTAGCAAAGAATGTCAGCGACAAATGGGGGATAATGACCCTTGGTGGGCATGGAATCGGGTTTTAGCCTGGTTTAATCAACAGGTAGGTGCTACTACTGAATCCCGGCAAACAGCCGGAGTTCGGGGATGA
- a CDS encoding DNA cytosine methyltransferase, whose product MSASSHHQKWQISETEREIYRQRSQASSLAKAKAMRGEGKQPIHPINQPRLNPETLMPQQPNNGWKTLSLFSGGGGLDLGFEQAGYTHVASYDILPEAGITLHQNRPQWQIFAGETGDVTKIDWRPYRGMVDVIQGGPPCQPFSIAGRQKGQDDSRDMFPQFIRAILEIEPQVFIAENVPALVGKKFSQYVREIIEQPLAGKYHWTKFILQAPDFGIPQVRQRVFFVGFRDAKIAAKYQPPKPTHTWEHLAKNQRQQGDKSSGARQPVQLNLFSAAPKPLNLCMGVREALGLPDIGFDTLAPTIRSALTGPRHTTSVLSSVSAQKTWEKLQIWQNGVAVNREKARLFVAENGHFRLSVADCAIIQGFPDAWQIHGAVYMALGQIGNAVPPPLAYHIALSVANLLRMRNGGLETGFLR is encoded by the coding sequence ATGTCTGCATCATCTCATCACCAAAAATGGCAAATTAGCGAAACCGAAAGAGAAATTTACCGCCAGCGGTCTCAAGCATCCAGTTTAGCCAAAGCTAAAGCCATGCGGGGAGAAGGGAAACAGCCGATCCATCCCATAAACCAACCCCGCCTCAACCCAGAAACCCTGATGCCACAACAGCCCAATAATGGCTGGAAAACCCTTTCTTTATTCAGCGGCGGCGGCGGCTTAGATTTGGGATTTGAGCAAGCCGGATATACCCATGTTGCATCATATGATATTCTCCCAGAGGCTGGGATTACCCTGCATCAGAACCGTCCTCAATGGCAAATCTTTGCCGGAGAAACCGGGGATGTCACCAAAATTGACTGGCGACCATATCGAGGCATGGTTGATGTCATCCAAGGCGGTCCTCCCTGTCAGCCTTTTTCCATCGCCGGACGGCAAAAAGGTCAAGATGACAGCCGCGATATGTTTCCCCAATTTATTCGGGCTATCCTAGAAATAGAGCCGCAAGTATTTATTGCCGAAAACGTCCCTGCCTTAGTTGGGAAAAAATTTAGCCAGTATGTTAGAGAAATTATCGAGCAACCTCTGGCTGGTAAATATCACTGGACAAAATTTATCTTACAAGCTCCAGATTTTGGCATTCCCCAAGTGCGCCAGCGAGTTTTCTTTGTCGGGTTTCGCGATGCCAAAATTGCCGCCAAATACCAACCACCAAAACCTACACATACCTGGGAGCATTTAGCTAAAAATCAGCGGCAACAAGGAGATAAAAGCTCCGGGGCAAGGCAACCAGTGCAACTAAATCTTTTTTCAGCCGCCCCAAAACCGTTAAATTTGTGCATGGGAGTCCGGGAAGCTCTAGGGTTGCCCGATATTGGTTTTGATACGTTAGCGCCCACGATTCGCAGTGCCCTTACTGGTCCACGCCACACTACCTCTGTATTGAGCAGCGTTTCTGCCCAAAAAACCTGGGAAAAACTGCAAATTTGGCAAAATGGAGTAGCAGTAAATCGGGAAAAAGCGCGTTTATTTGTGGCAGAAAATGGCCATTTTCGTTTATCTGTTGCCGACTGCGCTATTATCCAAGGTTTTCCTGATGCTTGGCAAATTCATGGTGCAGTTTACATGGCTTTAGGTCAAATTGGCAATGCCGTTCCTCCTCCTTTAGCTTATCATATAGCCCTTTCTGTGGCTAATTTATTGCGGATGAGAAACGGGGGATTAGAAACCGGGTTTCTGCGATAA
- a CDS encoding leucyl aminopeptidase, which yields MMMVKFQAVESSALDWSGDGLVVSLFEGEVELTGSLAQLDEKLFGTVKELIAEKEFEGKPGSLAAARVGGGSSIRKVILVGLGQRDNLTLEGIRLAAAAAARSAKAEKCKTVAVSFPVWNGAAAKTARAIVEGVELALFQDSRFKSEPDKNHTVDSVDLLGLVGVDEAIAQAIQICAGVNLARELVAAPANACTPITMAEMAQALASELGLELEILEKEDCEKLGMGAFLGVAQASDLPPKFIHLTYKPRVTPRRKLAIVGKGLTFDSGGLNLKTQGGIETMKMDMGGAAATFGAAKAIGLLKPPDIEVHFVSAVTENMISGHAMHPGDFLTASNGKTIEINNTDAEGRLTLADALVFTEKLGVDAIVDLATLTGACVVALGDDIAGLWSTSDELAAEVNQASELAGEKLWRMPLEEKYFEGLKAMHADMKNTGPRAGGSITAALFLKQFVEKTPWVHLDIAGPVWTDKEKGYNSAGATGFGVRTLVNWVLNA from the coding sequence ATGATGATGGTTAAATTTCAAGCTGTTGAGAGTTCGGCTCTGGACTGGAGTGGTGATGGGTTGGTGGTCAGCCTGTTTGAGGGTGAGGTAGAACTCACTGGCTCTCTGGCGCAGTTGGATGAAAAGCTGTTCGGAACTGTGAAGGAGTTAATCGCGGAGAAGGAGTTTGAGGGGAAGCCGGGGAGCTTGGCGGCGGCTCGTGTGGGCGGCGGTAGCTCGATTAGAAAAGTGATTTTAGTGGGTTTGGGACAAAGGGATAATCTGACTTTAGAGGGAATTCGTCTGGCGGCGGCGGCGGCGGCTAGGTCTGCTAAGGCGGAAAAGTGCAAGACTGTGGCGGTGAGTTTCCCGGTGTGGAATGGCGCAGCGGCGAAGACGGCTCGGGCTATTGTGGAGGGGGTGGAGTTGGCTCTGTTCCAGGATAGTCGGTTTAAGTCGGAACCGGATAAGAATCACACGGTGGATTCTGTGGATTTGCTGGGTTTGGTGGGTGTTGATGAGGCGATCGCCCAGGCGATACAAATCTGCGCTGGGGTGAATTTGGCGCGGGAGCTGGTAGCGGCTCCGGCGAATGCTTGCACGCCAATAACGATGGCGGAAATGGCGCAGGCTCTGGCTTCTGAGCTGGGCCTGGAGCTGGAAATCCTGGAAAAGGAAGATTGCGAAAAGTTGGGGATGGGGGCATTTCTGGGGGTGGCTCAAGCCTCGGATTTGCCGCCCAAGTTTATTCATTTGACTTATAAACCCCGAGTCACTCCCCGCCGCAAGTTGGCGATCGTCGGTAAGGGTCTCACTTTTGACTCTGGCGGCTTGAACCTGAAAACTCAAGGCGGCATTGAAACGATGAAAATGGATATGGGGGGAGCTGCGGCTACTTTTGGCGCGGCGAAGGCGATCGGTCTGCTCAAACCCCCGGATATTGAAGTCCACTTCGTTTCCGCTGTCACGGAAAATATGATTAGCGGACACGCTATGCACCCCGGTGATTTTCTCACGGCTTCTAATGGCAAAACTATAGAAATCAATAACACCGACGCTGAAGGACGCCTCACCCTCGCTGATGCTCTGGTTTTCACGGAAAAACTGGGAGTAGATGCGATCGTGGACCTCGCCACCCTCACCGGAGCCTGCGTTGTTGCTCTCGGTGACGATATCGCCGGTTTATGGAGTACCTCCGACGAACTCGCCGCCGAGGTTAACCAAGCCTCGGAACTCGCCGGGGAAAAACTCTGGCGGATGCCTTTGGAGGAAAAATACTTTGAGGGACTCAAAGCCATGCACGCGGACATGAAAAATACTGGACCTCGCGCTGGCGGTTCTATCACGGCGGCTCTGTTCTTAAAGCAGTTTGTGGAGAAAACCCCCTGGGTGCATTTAGACATTGCCGGTCCGGTGTGGACTGACAAAGAAAAAGGTTACAACAGCGCTGGCGCCACGGGTTTTGGTGTCCGCACTTTGGTTAATTGGGTGTTGAACGCCTAG
- a CDS encoding bifunctional 2-polyprenyl-6-hydroxyphenol methylase/3-demethylubiquinol 3-O-methyltransferase UbiG, whose amino-acid sequence MVFQPSQPTSAISTPGTSASNPVTEPTFIEASILNKFKSLTAASGELVMPCIPAMLQQHIKQIESLLIALDIDLTGQERDALRQLVTKKVTEGFAASPFSRLVFKFQPPNPTQGLTNGLKLSVVIQDQIGIEDKYNRWVKSRSGPLFGTHPDAKLMAVVANLGEPSLVPVLDVGAGTGRNTLPLARRGHSVHGVELTPVFANQLQQAAKEQNLPVQVTQGNVLNGQLYLPPAHYKLGLVSEVIPHLRDLSQVRAMFERMCHTVQPGGWVLFNIFLAVDGYQPDAKAREMAQVSWSYFLTRFELQSVLQGLPLEILSDESAYEYERAHLPPEAWPPTNWFVSWSTGRNIFPIDQKPPVELRWMLAKRK is encoded by the coding sequence GTGGTTTTCCAACCATCCCAACCCACATCAGCCATTTCCACCCCTGGGACGAGTGCCTCCAACCCCGTCACAGAGCCCACATTCATAGAAGCCTCTATCCTCAATAAATTTAAAAGCCTCACCGCAGCCAGCGGCGAGCTAGTCATGCCTTGCATCCCCGCCATGCTCCAACAGCACATCAAGCAAATAGAATCTTTGCTGATTGCCCTGGACATAGACCTTACCGGACAAGAGCGAGACGCCTTGCGGCAATTAGTCACCAAAAAAGTCACCGAAGGGTTTGCCGCTTCCCCCTTTTCCCGTCTTGTCTTTAAATTTCAACCCCCCAATCCCACCCAGGGTTTAACCAACGGTTTAAAACTCAGCGTCGTCATCCAAGACCAAATTGGTATAGAAGACAAATACAACCGGTGGGTCAAAAGTCGGTCTGGCCCCCTATTCGGCACCCATCCCGACGCCAAATTAATGGCTGTGGTCGCAAATTTGGGGGAACCGTCCTTGGTGCCAGTTTTAGATGTGGGGGCGGGAACCGGGCGCAATACCCTACCTTTGGCGCGGCGGGGGCACTCGGTGCATGGGGTGGAACTAACCCCAGTATTCGCCAACCAGCTACAGCAAGCCGCCAAAGAGCAAAATTTGCCAGTACAAGTGACTCAGGGCAACGTCCTTAATGGCCAACTCTACCTCCCCCCCGCCCATTACAAACTGGGTTTAGTGTCAGAGGTAATCCCGCATTTGCGGGATTTATCGCAGGTAAGGGCGATGTTTGAGCGGATGTGCCACACCGTACAACCGGGAGGATGGGTGTTATTCAACATTTTTCTGGCGGTGGACGGGTATCAACCAGACGCCAAAGCTAGGGAAATGGCCCAGGTGTCTTGGTCGTACTTCCTGACTCGCTTCGAGTTGCAGTCGGTACTGCAAGGTTTGCCTCTGGAGATTTTATCTGATGAGTCCGCCTATGAATACGAGCGCGCCCACCTGCCACCAGAAGCATGGCCTCCTACTAATTGGTTTGTCAGTTGGTCAACTGGTCGCAATATTTTTCCGATCGATCAAAAACCACCCGTGGAATTACGGTGGATGTTGGCGAAAAGAAAATAA
- a CDS encoding lytic transglycosylase domain-containing protein codes for MTKDKGQRTKNKGPLMVGLGLCVLLGVAVPLTMWMGWNKQPDRVESQKPKAVKNSEVLPLALLPPESRRSQLEALANDSPSADRNRARYLLAADAIAAGRGVEAVQWLESLEADYPMMAPMVALQRARAWELTGDKNQAQQAWQQLLEKYPQAPMAAEALYALGRPGPNTVAPGSQQNTYWDRAIASFPNHPRTIDIAQARLEQNPNQPQLLLLLAKHGLHLPDIVAYLDRLVSSRNAASLTPADWETIAFAYWEKQEYGKGAAAYAKAPRTPQNAYRAARGLQIDGKKVEAIAAYKRLSAEFPDSEDTAEGLIRLAKILEPKEAITYLDIVRENFPNRAGEALWERSKMLEQLGSASSAVQARKSVLSQHSTSEAAAQLRWQMAQESAASGDLAEARRWAKELREENPHSEEAAEANFWRGKWAIRLGKEKEAQEDFEYVLTHHPESYFAWRSAVYLGWNVGDFTTVRQLQPEVVKPSRRELLPAGEEILQELYLLAQDQDAWTLWQVEFTNRIQPTVPEQFTDGVIRLGVGDNLDGIFMLSSLAWRSQPEEQAQYEKLAQQPAYWQALYPFPYKDLILKWSAQRQLNPLLVTALIRQESRFTPKIKSWAGAVGLMQVLPETAEWRATSMQVKEYDLENPDDNINFGTEFLDYTHKEYSNNSMLAVASYNAGPGAVADWLKRFGFQDPDEFAQKIPFPETNDYIRKVFGNYWNYLRLYNPEVAQKLATLSK; via the coding sequence ATGACCAAGGACAAAGGACAAAGGACAAAAAACAAAGGACCTCTGATGGTGGGTTTGGGACTGTGTGTCCTTTTGGGGGTGGCGGTTCCCCTGACGATGTGGATGGGGTGGAATAAGCAGCCCGATCGGGTGGAGTCTCAGAAGCCAAAAGCGGTGAAGAATTCCGAGGTGTTACCTTTGGCACTGTTGCCCCCCGAGTCCCGGCGATCGCAACTGGAAGCCCTGGCGAATGACTCACCATCTGCAGACAGAAATCGGGCGCGCTACCTGCTGGCGGCGGATGCGATCGCCGCAGGGCGGGGAGTGGAGGCGGTGCAGTGGCTGGAATCTCTCGAAGCAGATTACCCGATGATGGCGCCGATGGTAGCTCTGCAGCGGGCTCGGGCTTGGGAATTAACCGGAGACAAAAATCAGGCGCAACAGGCTTGGCAACAGTTGCTAGAGAAATATCCTCAAGCACCAATGGCAGCGGAGGCATTGTATGCGTTGGGGCGTCCAGGACCTAACACCGTGGCACCGGGGAGCCAACAGAACACATACTGGGACAGAGCGATCGCCTCCTTCCCCAATCACCCCCGCACGATCGACATCGCCCAAGCACGACTGGAGCAAAATCCCAACCAACCGCAACTGCTATTGTTATTGGCGAAACATGGCTTACACTTACCAGATATAGTCGCTTACCTCGATCGCCTGGTAAGCAGCAGGAATGCCGCCTCCCTCACCCCAGCCGACTGGGAAACCATCGCCTTTGCCTATTGGGAAAAACAAGAATATGGTAAAGGAGCCGCCGCTTACGCCAAAGCACCCCGTACCCCCCAAAATGCCTATCGAGCGGCGCGGGGTCTGCAAATTGACGGCAAAAAAGTAGAGGCGATCGCCGCATACAAGCGACTGAGCGCCGAGTTTCCCGACAGCGAAGACACCGCCGAAGGTTTAATCCGCCTCGCGAAAATCCTAGAACCCAAAGAAGCCATCACATATCTGGATATCGTCCGCGAAAATTTCCCCAACCGAGCCGGAGAGGCCCTGTGGGAAAGGTCGAAAATGTTAGAGCAGCTTGGGAGTGCCTCTTCCGCAGTCCAGGCCCGCAAATCCGTATTAAGTCAGCACAGCACCTCCGAGGCAGCGGCGCAGTTGCGCTGGCAGATGGCCCAGGAAAGTGCGGCTAGCGGGGACTTGGCAGAGGCAAGGCGATGGGCAAAAGAACTGCGAGAAGAAAATCCCCACAGTGAGGAGGCAGCCGAAGCCAATTTCTGGCGGGGTAAATGGGCGATCCGTCTCGGCAAAGAAAAAGAGGCCCAAGAGGATTTTGAGTATGTACTGACTCACCATCCCGAGTCTTATTTTGCTTGGCGATCGGCTGTGTATTTAGGTTGGAACGTGGGGGACTTTACCACCGTGCGACAACTACAGCCCGAAGTGGTCAAACCCTCGCGCCGAGAACTACTCCCCGCCGGAGAAGAAATTTTGCAAGAACTCTACCTCTTGGCTCAAGACCAAGACGCTTGGACTTTGTGGCAAGTAGAATTCACCAACCGGATCCAGCCCACCGTCCCCGAACAGTTCACCGATGGCGTCATCCGCCTAGGAGTGGGAGACAACCTCGATGGTATTTTCATGCTCTCGAGTTTAGCTTGGCGCTCCCAACCGGAAGAGCAAGCCCAATATGAAAAACTAGCCCAACAGCCCGCCTACTGGCAAGCCCTTTATCCCTTCCCCTACAAAGACCTGATTCTCAAATGGTCCGCACAGCGCCAGCTTAATCCCTTACTGGTGACAGCCTTAATCCGGCAAGAGTCCCGATTCACCCCCAAGATTAAATCCTGGGCAGGAGCCGTGGGTTTGATGCAGGTGTTACCAGAAACCGCCGAGTGGCGGGCTACTTCCATGCAGGTGAAGGAATATGACTTGGAAAATCCCGACGACAACATCAATTTCGGCACCGAGTTTCTCGACTACACCCACAAGGAATACAGCAATAATTCCATGCTGGCAGTAGCTAGTTATAATGCCGGTCCTGGCGCCGTGGCCGACTGGTTGAAACGATTCGGTTTTCAAGACCCCGACGAATTCGCCCAAAAAATTCCCTTCCCCGAAACCAATGATTATATCCGCAAAGTATTTGGCAATTATTGGAATTACCTGCGACTGTACAATCCCGAAGTAGCGCAAAAGCTGGCCACATTATCGAAATAA